In one window of Zonotrichia albicollis isolate bZonAlb1 chromosome 35, bZonAlb1.hap1, whole genome shotgun sequence DNA:
- the LOC141726432 gene encoding olfactory receptor 14J1-like yields MFFFLLNLALSDLGSICTTVPKSMHNSLWDTRDISYAGCAAQLFLFAFFISAEVSLLTVMCYDRYVSICKPLHYGTLLGSRACAHMAAAAWATAFLNALMHTANTFSLPLCHGNVLGQFFCEIPQILKLSCSHSTLRKLGVIVVSALLLFGCFVFIVFSYVQIFRAVLRMPSEQGRHKAFSTCLPHLAVVSLFVTTGIFTYLKPPSMSSPSLDLAVSVLYSVVPPALNPLIYSLRNQELKAAVKRLMTGCFQEH; encoded by the coding sequence atgttcttcttcctgctcaacctggccctcagcgacctgggctccatctgcaccactgtccccaaaagtatgcacaattccctctgggacaccagggacatctcctatgcaggatgtgctgcacaacTGTTTCTGTTTgcctttttcatttcagcagaggTTTCCCTCCTGActgtcatgtgctacgaccgctacgtgtccatctgcaaacccctgcactatgggaccctcctgggcagcagagcttgtgcccacatggcagcagctgcctgggccactgcctttctcaatgctctcatgcacacagccaatacattttccctgcccctgtgccatggcaatgtgctcggccagttcttctgtgaaatcccacaaatcctgaaactctcctgctcacactccaccCTCAGGAAACTTGGGGTCATTGTGGTTAGTGCTCTTCTGTTGTtcggttgttttgtgttcattgttttctcctatgtgcagatcttcagggctgtgctgaggatgccctctgagcagggacggcacaaagccttttccacctgcctccctcacctggctgtggtctccctaTTTGTCACCACTGGAATTTTtacctacctgaagcccccatccatgtcctccccatccctggatctcgcagtgtcagttctgtactcggtggtgcctccagccctgaaccccctcatctacagcctgaggaaccaggagctcaaggctgcagtgaagAGACTGATGACTGGGTGCTTTCAGGAGCATTAA